From a region of the Penaeus vannamei isolate JL-2024 chromosome 2, ASM4276789v1, whole genome shotgun sequence genome:
- the LOC113819964 gene encoding cuticle protein AMP4-like isoform X1 has product MKTAVLLALVAVALADKLPGAAPPVIAILRSSQVNPDALGAHSSDFEAENGIVFQFSGSEGVNGGANMVGSFSYPQEDGSLAEVKFVADENGFQPESSLLPVAPAFPHPIPQFVLDQIEFARLEDERKAREGKN; this is encoded by the exons ATGAAGACC gccgtcctcctcgccctcgtcgccGTGGCCCTCGCCGACAAGCTGCCCGGCGCCGCCCCTCCCGTCATCGCCATCTTGAGGAGCAGCCAAGTCAACCCCGACGCGCTCGGCGCCCACAGCTCCGACTTCGAGGCCGAGAACGGCATCGTGTTCCAGTTCTCGGGCTCTGAGGGCGTCAACGGCGGAGCCAACATGGTCGGATCCTTCAG ctaccCCCAGGAGGACGGCTCTCTGGCCGAAGTCAAGTTCGTGgccgacgagaacggcttccagcccgagtcgtccctcctgcccgtggcccccgccttcccccaccccatcccccagttcgtcctcgaccagatcgagtTCGCCCGCCTCGAGGACGAGCGCAAGGCGCGTGAAGGAAAAAACTAA
- the LOC113819964 gene encoding cuticle protein AMP4-like isoform X2 — translation MKLAVLLALVAVALADKLPGAAPPVIAILRSSQVNPDALGAHSSDFEAENGIVFQFSGSEGVNGGANMVGSFSYPQEDGSLAEVKFVADENGFQPESSLLPVAPAFPHPIPQFVLDQIEFARLEDERKAREGKN, via the exons gccgtcctcctcgccctcgtcgccGTGGCCCTCGCCGACAAGCTGCCCGGCGCCGCCCCTCCCGTCATCGCCATCTTGAGGAGCAGCCAAGTCAACCCCGACGCGCTCGGCGCCCACAGCTCCGACTTCGAGGCCGAGAACGGCATCGTGTTCCAGTTCTCGGGCTCTGAGGGCGTCAACGGCGGAGCCAACATGGTCGGATCCTTCAG ctaccCCCAGGAGGACGGCTCTCTGGCCGAAGTCAAGTTCGTGgccgacgagaacggcttccagcccgagtcgtccctcctgcccgtggcccccgccttcccccaccccatcccccagttcgtcctcgaccagatcgagtTCGCCCGCCTCGAGGACGAGCGCAAGGCGCGTGAAGGAAAAAACTAA